A single Xiphias gladius isolate SHS-SW01 ecotype Sanya breed wild chromosome 22, ASM1685928v1, whole genome shotgun sequence DNA region contains:
- the sept7b gene encoding septin 7b isoform X2 — protein MAQKNLEGYVGFASLPNQVYRKSVKRGFEFTLMVVGESGLGKSTLINSLFLTDLYSAEYPGPSHRIKKTVQVEQSKVLIKEGGVQLLLTIVDTPGFGDAVDNSNCWQPIIDHIDSKFEDYLNSESRVNRRQMPDSRIHCCLYFIAPSGHGLKPLDIEFMKRLHEKVNVIPLIAKADTLTPEECQQFKKQIMREIQEHKIKIYEFPETDDEEENRLVKKIKDKLPLAVVGSNTIIEVNSKRVRGRQYPWGVAEVENSDHCDFTILRDMLIRTHMQDLKDVTNNVHYENYRSRKLAAVTYNGVDNNRAKGQLSTKLDTVEGMSPLAQMEEERREHVAKMKKMEMEMEQVFEMKVKEKVQKLKDSEAELQRRHEQMKKNLEAQHKELEEKRRVFEEERANWEAQQRLEQQKLEASRTLEKNKKKGKIF, from the exons ATGG CT CAAAAGAATCTGGAAGGATATGTTGGCTTTGCAAGCCTCCCCAACCAAGTGTACAGGAAGTCTGTCAAGAGGGGCTTTGAGTTCACCCTGATGGTTGTGG gCGAGTCAGGGCTGGGCAAATCCACGTTGATCAACTCTCTGTTCCTAACAGACCTGTATTCAGCTGAGTATCCTGGACCTTCACATCGAATCAAAAAGACTGTACAG GTGGAGCAGTCCAAAGTTTTAATAAAGGAAGGCGGCGTCCAGCTGCTGCTCACAATAGTTGACACCCCAGGGTTTGGAGATGCTGTCGACAACAGCAACTG CTGGCAGCCAATCATCGACCACATAGACAGCAAGTTTGAAGACTACCTGAACTCAGAATCGCGGGTGAATAGAAGACAGATGCCTGACAGCCGAATCCACTGCTGCCTGTACTTCATCGCCCCCTCGGGACACGG ACTGAAACCCCTGGATATTGAGTTCATGAAACGGTTACATGAGAAAGTCAATGTCATCCCACTGATCGCCAAAGCAGACACCCTCACCCCAGAGGAATGCCAACAGTTCAAGAAGCAG ATCATGCGGGAAATCCAAGAGCACAAAATCAAGATCTACGAGTTCCCTGAGACAGACGACGAAGAGGAGAACAGGCTGGTGAAGAAGATCAAG GACAAGTTGCCACTGGCTGTAGTAGGAAGCAACACCATCATTGAGGTGAACAGCAAGAGGGTCAGAGGGAGACAATACCCCTGGGGGGTTGCAGAAG TTGAAAACAGTGACCACTGCGACTTCACCATCCTCAGGGATATGCTCATCAG AACTCACATGCAGGACCTGAAGGACGTGACAAACAACGTCCACTATGAAAACTACCGCAGCAGGAAGCTGGCCGCTGTCACCTACAACGGAGTCGACAACAACAGGGCTAAAGGACAACTGTCCACCAA actTGACACAGTTGAAGGAAT GAGTCCTCTGGCccagatggaggaggagaggcgagAGCATGTGGCTAAGATGAagaagatggagatggagatggagcaggTGTTTGAGATGAAAGTCAAGGAAAAAGTGCAGAAGCTCAAGGACTCTGAAGCGgag CTTCAGCGGCGTCATGAGCAGATGAAGAAGAACCTGGAGGCTCAGCacaaggagctggaggagaagagacGCGTGtttgaggaggagagagcaaaCTGGGAGGCCCAGCAGCGCCTGGAGCAGCAGAAACTGGAGGCCTCCAG
- the sept7b gene encoding septin 7b isoform X1: MAQQKNLEGYVGFASLPNQVYRKSVKRGFEFTLMVVGESGLGKSTLINSLFLTDLYSAEYPGPSHRIKKTVQVEQSKVLIKEGGVQLLLTIVDTPGFGDAVDNSNCWQPIIDHIDSKFEDYLNSESRVNRRQMPDSRIHCCLYFIAPSGHGLKPLDIEFMKRLHEKVNVIPLIAKADTLTPEECQQFKKQIMREIQEHKIKIYEFPETDDEEENRLVKKIKDKLPLAVVGSNTIIEVNSKRVRGRQYPWGVAEVENSDHCDFTILRDMLIRTHMQDLKDVTNNVHYENYRSRKLAAVTYNGVDNNRAKGQLSTKLDTVEGMSPLAQMEEERREHVAKMKKMEMEMEQVFEMKVKEKVQKLKDSEAELQRRHEQMKKNLEAQHKELEEKRRVFEEERANWEAQQRLEQQKLEASRTLEKNKKKGKIF; the protein is encoded by the exons ATGG CT CAGCAAAAGAATCTGGAAGGATATGTTGGCTTTGCAAGCCTCCCCAACCAAGTGTACAGGAAGTCTGTCAAGAGGGGCTTTGAGTTCACCCTGATGGTTGTGG gCGAGTCAGGGCTGGGCAAATCCACGTTGATCAACTCTCTGTTCCTAACAGACCTGTATTCAGCTGAGTATCCTGGACCTTCACATCGAATCAAAAAGACTGTACAG GTGGAGCAGTCCAAAGTTTTAATAAAGGAAGGCGGCGTCCAGCTGCTGCTCACAATAGTTGACACCCCAGGGTTTGGAGATGCTGTCGACAACAGCAACTG CTGGCAGCCAATCATCGACCACATAGACAGCAAGTTTGAAGACTACCTGAACTCAGAATCGCGGGTGAATAGAAGACAGATGCCTGACAGCCGAATCCACTGCTGCCTGTACTTCATCGCCCCCTCGGGACACGG ACTGAAACCCCTGGATATTGAGTTCATGAAACGGTTACATGAGAAAGTCAATGTCATCCCACTGATCGCCAAAGCAGACACCCTCACCCCAGAGGAATGCCAACAGTTCAAGAAGCAG ATCATGCGGGAAATCCAAGAGCACAAAATCAAGATCTACGAGTTCCCTGAGACAGACGACGAAGAGGAGAACAGGCTGGTGAAGAAGATCAAG GACAAGTTGCCACTGGCTGTAGTAGGAAGCAACACCATCATTGAGGTGAACAGCAAGAGGGTCAGAGGGAGACAATACCCCTGGGGGGTTGCAGAAG TTGAAAACAGTGACCACTGCGACTTCACCATCCTCAGGGATATGCTCATCAG AACTCACATGCAGGACCTGAAGGACGTGACAAACAACGTCCACTATGAAAACTACCGCAGCAGGAAGCTGGCCGCTGTCACCTACAACGGAGTCGACAACAACAGGGCTAAAGGACAACTGTCCACCAA actTGACACAGTTGAAGGAAT GAGTCCTCTGGCccagatggaggaggagaggcgagAGCATGTGGCTAAGATGAagaagatggagatggagatggagcaggTGTTTGAGATGAAAGTCAAGGAAAAAGTGCAGAAGCTCAAGGACTCTGAAGCGgag CTTCAGCGGCGTCATGAGCAGATGAAGAAGAACCTGGAGGCTCAGCacaaggagctggaggagaagagacGCGTGtttgaggaggagagagcaaaCTGGGAGGCCCAGCAGCGCCTGGAGCAGCAGAAACTGGAGGCCTCCAG
- the nek10 gene encoding LOW QUALITY PROTEIN: serine/threonine-protein kinase Nek10 (The sequence of the model RefSeq protein was modified relative to this genomic sequence to represent the inferred CDS: substituted 1 base at 1 genomic stop codon), producing MLKMSNTVKKVRQGEKLPLKSRGIQSKASHDLRRLQSLLAKTGPRKEVAELSHSKGRSSGASRTQSLHHQKDTDRHRGESDINCEASELEKFSITYRDQRCFSGHPMHRLFSDILVSLVKNRLCSEWTDHATPESVLRVLICLRLLIRDPHHQKILHQLQGISLLAKYMESVAAVYISCGEQAFSLQKLVTMTYMFQKLSAVENQRAWVIESGAHKTLVKLLSTTDSRVLLGALLALSTLAESPECKEEIGELPIVENLLVILQEYDLLSKRISAELLRLLSPVQRVRDQVRELEGLPVLLSLLHGQHLKLLWSLAWVLVQLCEDPDTRTEIRSWGGVQQLLWLLNSDRQYVSDRSSIETLSSANAAGRVQRDYIREELSPQEESDNTMALQSACCTALTELSLDDTAAQHIVHENGVHIIAKLILPQNSGAKVTSLQCYAFRTLRFLFSVERNRHLFKRLFPTDLFELFIDVGHYVRDLTAYEALRTKVSLYTEEELDSLRESIEAADQNRIPLKVINGYSVLDHLGTGAFGSVFKVQKQSGQNLLALKEVNLHNPAFGKDKRSRDSNVEKIISELTIIKEQMTHPNIVKYYKTFLEGDKLYIVMELIEGVPLAEHFNSLKEKQQQFDEDRVWNIFIQMCLALRYLHKEKRIVHRDLTPNNIMLGERDKVTITDFGLAKQKQENSKLTSVVGTILYSCPEVVKNEPYGEKADIWALGCVLYQMAALHPPFYSSNMLSLASKIVEAVYEPIEGGAFSERVTDMIRWCLSPDADQRPDIVGVSSRISDLMMRLMDSLYTSQNALERRAERDRKRAQKYFLERHKSGTNRCLSNLSRVIEIIXKSESMPSMTALMGIKMLQKLHASTVNRGFGDYAAAKIKPRPVSAGICVSQKKLRQIDDPSQRLLVQLHKIICISQLPPAPHHNIKRRVVERFKKSLFHHRSDPYGLKVELSKLLQASPEPMELGPAGSDWWPLVHHFSGDTLAADRAGDRDLKEGVTYQQMQGIIEELLEENSYYDATNSRVTEKRNDPEKK from the exons ATGCTGAAAATGTccaacacagtaaaaaaagtGAGACAAGGGGAAAAACTGCCCCTGAAATCCAGAGGAATCCAGAGCAA GGCATCTCATGATCTCAGGAGGCTTCAGTCCCTGCTTGCCAAAACCGGCCCCAGAAAGGAG GTGGCAGAGTTGAGTCACAGTAAAGGACGCAGCAGTGGAGCCAGCAGAACACAGAGCCTGCATCATCAAAAAGACACCGACAGACACAGGGGCGAGAGCGACATCAACTGTGAGGCCTCTGAACTGGAAAAATTCAG CATAACATACAGAGACCAAAGATGCTTCAGTGGCCACCCAATGCATAGACTCTTCTCCGACATCCTCGTGTCTTTGGTCAAGAACCGGCTCTGCAG TGAATGGACTGACCATGCAACACCTGAATCAGTCCTTAGGGTTCTCATCTGTCTACGATTATTGATCAGAGATCCTCACCATCAG AAAATCCTCCATCAGCTCCAGGGCATCAGTTTACTCGCCAAG TATATGGAGTCTGTCGCCGCCGTGTACATATCTTGCGGCGAACAGGCGTTTTCGTTGCAGAAACTGGTCACAATGACCT ACATGTTTCAGAAGCTGTCTGCCGTTGAAAATCAAAGGGCTTGGGTCATCGAGAGCGGTGCTCACAAG ACCCTGGTGAAGCTCCTCTCCACAACAGACAGCAGGGTGCTGCTGGGAGCCCTGCTGGCACTCAGCACTTTGGCTGAgag ccCAGAGTGCAAGGAGGAGATTGGGGAGCTACCGATAGTGGAGAACCTACTTGTGATACTGCAGGAATATGACCTGCTGTCAAAGAG GATAAGTGCAGAGCTGCTGAGGCTCCTGTCTCCAGTGCAGCGGGTGAGGGACCAGGTGAGGGAGCTGGAGGGGCTGCCCGTGCTGCTTAGCCTGCTGCATGGCCAGCACCTGAAGCTGCTGTGGAGCCTCGCCTGGGTCCTGGTCCAGCTCTGCGAGGATCCCGACACCAGGACGGAGATCCGGAGCTGGGGAGGGGTGCAGCAGCTGCTTTGGCTGCTGAACAG CGACCGGCAGTATGTCTCTGACCGCTCCTCAATCGAGACGCTCTCCAGCGCCAACGCCGCCGGTCGCGTCCAGAGAGATTACATCAGAGAGGAGCTCAGCCCACAGGAGGAGTCGGACAACACCATGGCCCTGCAGTCAG CCTGCTGTACAGCCTTGACTGAGCTTAGTCTGGATGACACAGCTGCTCAACACATTGTGCAT GAAAATGGGGTCCACATTATCGCAAAGTTGATTTTACCACAAAACTCTGGGGCAAAGGTCACATCTTTACAG TGCTATGCATTTCGGACCCTCCGATTTCTCTTTAGTGTGGAAAGAAACAGGCACCTGTTTAAGAG aCTCTTTCCCACAGACCTCTTTGAGTTGTTTATTGATGTTGGCCACTATGTGCGGGACCTCACAGCCTATGAGGCACTGCGAACCAAAGTTTCACTCTACACT GAAGAGGAACTGGACAGTCTGAGAGAGAGCATCGAGGCTGCGGACCAGAACCGAATTCCCCTTAAAGTCATCAACGGTTACTCTGTACTGGACCATTTGGGCACCGGGGCATTTGGAAGCGTCTTCAAG GTCCAAAAGCAGAGTGGCCAGAACCTCCTGGCTCTGAAGGAGGTGAACCTGCACAACCCGGCCTTTGGCAAGGACAAGAGGTCCAGAGACAGCAACGTGGAGAAAATCATCTCTGAGCTAACAATCATCAAGGAACAG ATGACACACCCAAACATTGTTAAATATTACAAGACGTTTTTGGAAG GTGACAAGCTGTACATTGTGATGGAGCTGATCGAGGGAGTGCCGCTGGCTGAGCATTTTAACTCCCTgaaggagaagcagcagcagtttgacgAAGACAGAGTGTGGAATATATTCATACAG ATGTGCCTGGCACTGAGGTACCTGCACAAGGAGAAGAGAATAGTCCACCGCGACCTCACGCCGAACAACATCATGCTGGGGGAGAGGGACAAAGTCACCATCA CTGACTTCGGCCTGGCTAAGCAGAAGCAGGAGAACAGCAAGCTGACGTCAGTGGTTGGCACCATCCTTTACTCCTG tCCAGAGGTGGTGAAGAACGAGCCGTATGGAGAGAAAGCTGACATCTGGGCTTTAGGCTGTGTCCTCTACCAGATGGCCGCTTTACACCCTCCGTTCTACAGCAGCAACATGCTGTCACTGGCCAGCAAG ATCGTCGAGGCCGTCTATGAGCCGATCGAAGGAGGCGCTTTCTCGGAGAGAGTGACGGACATGATCAGATG GTGTTTGAGTCCAGACGCAGACCAGCGGCCGGACATTGTGGGCGTCAGCTCCAGGATCTCTGACCTCATGATGAGGCTGATGGACAGCCTCTACACCTCCCAGAATGCACTGGAGCgaagggcagagagagacaggaagcgAGCCCAGAAGTACTTCCTGGAGAGGCACAAAAGTGGGACGAACCGCTGCCTCTCAAACCTGTCGCGGGTAATTGAGATCATTTGAAAATCTGAAAGCATGCCCTCGATGACAGCTTTGATGGGTATTAAGATGTTGCAAAAGTTACATGCTTCAACCGTTAATAGGGGATT TGGGGATTACGCTGCAGCAAAGATAAAACCAAGACCAG TGTCAGCAGGGATCTGTGTCTCCCAGAAGAAGCTTCGACAGATTGATGATCCCAGCCAGAGGCTCCTCGTGCAGCTGCACAAAATCATCTGCATCTCCCAA CTTCCGCCAGCTCCGCACCACAACATCAAACGACGGGTTgttgaaagatttaaaaaatctctATTCCACCACAGAAGCGATCCGTACGGCCTAAAAGTGGAGCTCAGCAAG ctcctccaggcCTCTCCGGAGCCGATGGAATTAGGCCCAGCCGGCTCGGACTGGTGGCCTCTGGTCCACCACTTCTCAGGAGACACCCTCGCCGCTGACAGAGCAG GTGATAGGGATCTCAAAGAGGGAGTTACCTATCAGCAGATGCAG GGGATCAtagaggagctgctggaggagaacAGCTACTATGACGCAACAAACAGCAG GGTGACGGAGAAAAGAAATGACCCTGAAAAGAAGTGA